One window of the Candidatus Bathyarchaeota archaeon genome contains the following:
- a CDS encoding HD domain-containing protein, giving the protein MGFSLGNLESIVKEKMASIKDSVHSFEHVKRVFKTATFLAKEENADVELVQIGALLHDVGWTVGKPHHETGAKLANEVLKEIKYPKERREKVTKIVLNHDLDFRDKLETLEERIVWDADKIDILGVLGVVRAFHWFGNTPFDLVVKRSFKELKAIYPLLNTETAKKIAKRRHEETLTLLSALERELSLEDLHIK; this is encoded by the coding sequence ATGGGTTTTTCATTGGGGAATCTTGAAAGTATTGTAAAAGAGAAGATGGCATCAATTAAAGATAGTGTTCATTCTTTCGAGCATGTGAAAAGAGTCTTCAAGACAGCAACTTTTCTGGCTAAAGAAGAGAATGCAGATGTAGAACTAGTTCAAATAGGAGCCCTTCTACATGATGTTGGATGGACTGTTGGTAAACCACATCACGAAACTGGAGCTAAATTGGCTAATGAGGTCTTGAAAGAGATCAAGTATCCTAAAGAAAGGAGAGAAAAGGTAACCAAGATAGTGCTCAATCATGATCTTGATTTTAGGGATAAACTAGAAACCTTAGAAGAGAGAATAGTTTGGGACGCTGACAAGATCGACATACTAGGAGTTTTGGGTGTGGTTAGAGCATTTCATTGGTTTGGCAATACACCATTTGACTTGGTTGTTAAGCGTTCTTTCAAAGAATTGAAAGCCATTTATCCTTTGCTAAACACCGAAACTGCAAAAAAGATTGCGAAAAGAAGACATGAAGAAACATTAACTCTTCTTTCAGCCTTGGAAAGAGAACTTTCCTTAGAAGACTTGCATATCAAATGA
- a CDS encoding ATP-binding cassette domain-containing protein has protein sequence MPVYAIETKNLTKVFEKKAKTEGKGLKHFFRRVRPKKEELVAVDHIDLRIKEGELFGLLGPNGAGKTTTIKLLSTLLIPDDGTATVNGYDVIKQPQEVQKSIGIVTGGERGLYWRLTGRENLWFFSQLYNVPDRIAKKRIDELLKLVELEKRADEHVEKYSRGMKQRLHVIRGLVNDPQILLMDEPTLGLDPGSAIVIRDFIKKELQKKLNKTILHTTHYMEEADQLCDRIAIIDHGKIIALDTPENLKKKMRRTNIISMNVSNLQQADEERLRAIEGVKKAVIAFTDPTVGKASIKIHCDNAEEVMPAATEFLIKSGARIMTLEQTKPTLEDVFISLTGRKLRD, from the coding sequence TTGCCGGTCTACGCCATAGAGACAAAAAACCTAACAAAGGTATTCGAGAAAAAAGCCAAAACGGAAGGCAAAGGTCTAAAACACTTCTTCCGTAGAGTTAGACCGAAAAAGGAAGAACTCGTAGCAGTCGACCACATAGACCTAAGAATAAAAGAAGGAGAACTATTCGGCCTCCTCGGACCCAACGGAGCCGGCAAAACAACAACCATCAAACTCCTCAGCACACTGCTGATTCCAGACGACGGAACAGCAACCGTCAACGGCTACGACGTAATAAAACAACCTCAAGAGGTACAAAAATCCATTGGAATTGTAACAGGCGGCGAAAGAGGTCTCTACTGGCGCCTCACAGGCAGAGAAAACCTTTGGTTCTTCTCCCAACTCTACAACGTCCCAGACCGCATAGCAAAGAAACGCATAGACGAACTGCTCAAGCTGGTGGAGCTAGAGAAACGAGCTGACGAGCATGTGGAGAAATATTCAAGAGGGATGAAACAGAGGCTACACGTGATAAGAGGCCTCGTAAACGACCCCCAAATCCTGCTGATGGATGAGCCAACATTAGGCCTCGACCCAGGCTCCGCAATAGTGATCCGCGACTTCATAAAAAAAGAGCTTCAGAAGAAACTGAACAAGACAATTTTACATACAACCCACTACATGGAGGAGGCTGACCAGCTCTGCGACAGAATAGCCATCATCGACCACGGAAAGATAATAGCATTAGACACGCCGGAGAACCTTAAGAAGAAGATGCGAAGAACCAACATAATAAGCATGAACGTTTCAAACCTCCAGCAGGCAGATGAAGAGAGACTACGGGCAATAGAAGGAGTTAAGAAAGCAGTCATAGCCTTCACCGACCCCACAGTCGGCAAGGCATCCATAAAGATTCATTGCGACAACGCGGAAGAAGTGATGCCTGCGGCAACAGAGTTCCTGATAAAAAGCGGTGCAAGGATTATGACGCTGGAGCAGACAAAACCGACGCTCGAAGACGTGTTCATATCTCTAACGGGGAGGAAACTGAGAGATTGA
- a CDS encoding ABC transporter permease, which translates to MRQRGRSDACGNRVPDKKRCKDYDAGADKTDARRRVHISNGEETERLNIIKEWRTFKAIFIRNIKLFTAYKAWVIATVIWPIPLLAMNILQWGLFGPLEEVSETLEQSGFPPLAGTIIVGTIVYLLYNRLLWGTGVSIQSERWMGTIEVLFVTPANKMTILLASGMSSLVEASWWIVCIFGISWMLFGVQPSIASWPTVLLCLVSTMVALLAVGVFFGGFFILTRAADQLASGLQAPIRFFSGVAFPVDVLPQTLQLVSFVIPVTYGILTLRDSILSGGDISAVWLNIVALYAMAAVFLILAHFTIRAVERRAKKKGTLYMF; encoded by the coding sequence TTGCGACAACGCGGAAGAAGTGATGCCTGCGGCAACAGAGTTCCTGATAAAAAGCGGTGCAAGGATTATGACGCTGGAGCAGACAAAACCGACGCTCGAAGACGTGTTCATATCTCTAACGGGGAGGAAACTGAGAGATTGAACATAATCAAAGAGTGGCGCACTTTCAAGGCGATATTTATTCGCAACATTAAACTTTTCACGGCGTATAAGGCTTGGGTAATCGCAACCGTGATCTGGCCAATTCCGCTGTTGGCAATGAATATTCTTCAATGGGGACTTTTCGGTCCGCTGGAAGAAGTCTCAGAAACTCTTGAGCAATCTGGATTTCCCCCCTTAGCTGGCACAATAATAGTTGGAACGATAGTTTACCTGCTCTATAATCGGCTTCTCTGGGGAACCGGTGTGTCAATTCAAAGTGAGCGATGGATGGGAACCATAGAGGTACTCTTCGTCACACCTGCAAATAAGATGACGATTCTTCTCGCTTCCGGAATGTCCTCTTTAGTGGAAGCTTCTTGGTGGATAGTCTGCATATTCGGCATCAGCTGGATGCTGTTTGGTGTGCAACCGAGTATAGCCAGTTGGCCAACAGTCTTGTTGTGCTTGGTGTCCACTATGGTAGCTTTATTAGCGGTTGGAGTGTTCTTCGGGGGCTTCTTTATTTTAACCAGAGCAGCAGATCAGCTGGCTTCTGGGTTACAGGCACCTATTCGTTTCTTCTCGGGAGTGGCTTTTCCAGTCGATGTCCTTCCTCAAACGCTTCAACTCGTCTCTTTCGTCATACCTGTAACATATGGCATCTTAACATTGAGAGATTCTATTCTTTCAGGAGGGGACATCAGCGCCGTCTGGCTCAATATAGTAGCACTCTACGCCATGGCCGCGGTATTCCTTATTCTGGCACATTTCACCATAAGAGCCGTGGAGCGACGGGCGAAGAAAAAAGGGACATTATATATGTTCTAG
- a CDS encoding ABC transporter permease, which translates to MELRFMARTFWASFISSLKMVIRYVTLRGLVAFNISVPLFFVLTSWVIGEFMTRGTGVSSFFTETTGTADYLSFVTIGFAFNSFIFSAVFGGSHAIRGEQQHGTAELVFVTPSNKLAWLLGKMMGNLIFSVITFFTLLLFGAVLFGFHPKAPPNIPLAVIAIFLTMIALMAFGFVFAGICFMAKREHELSQVLWPMMVLFSGLAFPITNFPLWWKIIAWMIPVTHGVEITRNALLLGSSFSDPNILFGLGILVLQMIILLPIGTMLYTKMENVAKKKGTLGTY; encoded by the coding sequence ATGGAATTACGTTTCATGGCTCGTACATTTTGGGCGTCTTTCATATCTTCCTTGAAGATGGTCATAAGATACGTCACATTAAGGGGACTTGTAGCCTTTAACATATCTGTACCTCTATTCTTTGTCCTTACGTCTTGGGTAATTGGAGAGTTCATGACTCGTGGCACAGGCGTTTCCAGTTTCTTCACTGAGACCACAGGTACAGCTGATTACCTTAGCTTCGTAACAATAGGCTTTGCCTTCAACAGTTTCATATTTTCAGCAGTTTTCGGGGGGAGTCACGCAATAAGAGGAGAACAACAACATGGCACAGCTGAACTGGTCTTCGTGACTCCGTCCAACAAGTTGGCTTGGTTATTAGGAAAGATGATGGGCAACTTAATCTTCAGCGTCATAACTTTCTTCACACTTCTTCTGTTCGGAGCAGTTCTCTTCGGTTTTCACCCTAAAGCTCCACCTAACATTCCACTCGCAGTAATTGCCATATTTCTCACCATGATTGCGTTGATGGCATTCGGCTTCGTGTTTGCGGGCATATGCTTCATGGCTAAAAGAGAACACGAGCTTAGTCAGGTTCTCTGGCCTATGATGGTCCTTTTCAGCGGTCTTGCATTTCCTATAACGAATTTTCCTTTGTGGTGGAAGATAATTGCTTGGATGATACCTGTAACTCATGGTGTTGAGATTACTCGAAACGCGCTTCTGCTGGGGAGCAGCTTCTCAGATCCTAATATACTGTTTGGACTAGGGATACTAGTTTTGCAGATGATAATTCTTCTTCCAATCGGGACAATGCTTTACACGAAGATGGAGAATGTAGCCAAGAAAAAAGGCACATTAGGAACGTATTGA
- a CDS encoding pyruvate synthase subunit porC, whose amino-acid sequence MASLQEIRWHGRGGQGAWTASELLAKAAIQEGKYIQSFPEFGPERMGAPMRAFTRISDEPINLHCSIYTPDIVGVLDPTLLKTVSVADGLAEDGILVINTRETPVKLRKQINLDGRKLWTVPATDIAAKILGRPITSTAMLGAVARASGIIDLKSLEKAVRKRFSVKLAEKNIAVIREAYKEAKSE is encoded by the coding sequence TTGGCATCCTTACAAGAGATTCGATGGCACGGTAGAGGCGGGCAAGGAGCATGGACAGCAAGCGAACTGCTCGCTAAAGCCGCTATACAAGAGGGAAAATACATACAATCATTTCCAGAATTTGGGCCCGAACGTATGGGGGCACCTATGCGCGCCTTCACCAGAATCAGCGATGAACCCATAAACCTGCACTGTTCCATCTACACACCAGACATAGTGGGCGTCCTCGACCCAACTCTGTTGAAGACGGTTTCAGTGGCTGATGGACTTGCTGAAGATGGGATCCTCGTTATAAACACCCGAGAAACCCCCGTCAAACTTAGAAAGCAAATAAACCTTGATGGTCGCAAGTTGTGGACTGTCCCCGCAACAGATATTGCGGCTAAGATTCTGGGAAGACCCATCACCAGCACTGCTATGCTGGGGGCTGTCGCCCGTGCTTCAGGAATAATTGATCTTAAGAGTCTGGAAAAAGCTGTAAGAAAACGTTTTTCAGTCAAACTCGCTGAGAAAAACATTGCGGTTATAAGAGAGGCATATAAGGAGGCGAAGTCGGAATGA
- a CDS encoding 4Fe-4S dicluster domain-containing protein — MTSEHKGWKEIPIAGVCWRPTTDYLTGDWRTLKPVRDKEKCNKCLICYMFCPDGAVTWDSKIEDIGFNLDYCKGCGICAVECPKKAIEMVP, encoded by the coding sequence ATGACCTCTGAACATAAAGGCTGGAAAGAGATTCCGATCGCTGGGGTCTGCTGGAGACCAACAACAGACTACCTTACAGGAGACTGGAGAACACTCAAACCGGTACGAGACAAGGAAAAATGCAACAAATGTCTGATATGTTACATGTTCTGTCCAGATGGCGCCGTCACGTGGGATTCAAAAATCGAAGACATAGGATTTAACCTTGATTACTGCAAGGGATGTGGCATATGTGCTGTTGAATGCCCGAAAAAAGCAATTGAAATGGTACCTTGA
- the porA gene encoding pyruvate ferredoxin oxidoreductase translates to MAITKQNLLALNGDEAVAYAVKQSDVDVVSAYPITPQTIIVERFSEYVHNGEVDTEFVCVESEHSALSMCLTASATGVRVFTASGSAGLALMHEILYVTSGARAPVVMAIVNRALSGPINIHCDHSDSMVERDAGWIQIYVENSQEAYDSIVQAFRIAEHNDLLLPTMVMLDAFFLSHTLESVNVLPDETVRKFVGTRKIPLVRGHKGKLVPFKLDPENPITMGPLDLYDYYFEHKRQQEEAMQRAPRIIKEVHDEYARISGRKYGNGLIEPYRLEDAEIATVCLGSTAGTTKTVVDQLRTKGIKAGLLRLRTYRPYPVQDIINALENVKAIAVMDRSHSFGAHGGPIFHEIRHTLYEASIHPQIVDYIYGLGGRDMPQTLIHEIYKDLQKILETKRVEKPIQFIGVRE, encoded by the coding sequence ATGGCAATAACTAAACAAAATTTGCTTGCACTGAATGGAGATGAAGCAGTAGCTTACGCTGTGAAACAGTCAGATGTGGATGTTGTTTCAGCATATCCGATAACGCCACAAACCATAATCGTTGAAAGATTCAGCGAATACGTACACAACGGAGAAGTAGACACAGAATTTGTATGCGTAGAGTCCGAACACAGTGCACTAAGTATGTGTCTAACAGCCTCAGCCACGGGAGTGAGAGTGTTCACCGCATCAGGATCTGCCGGTCTTGCATTAATGCACGAAATTCTTTACGTAACATCTGGTGCCCGAGCGCCAGTCGTAATGGCGATTGTGAACCGTGCTCTTTCTGGCCCGATCAATATACACTGCGACCACAGTGACAGTATGGTGGAACGAGACGCAGGCTGGATACAGATCTACGTTGAAAACTCTCAAGAAGCATACGACTCCATCGTACAGGCATTCAGAATAGCTGAACACAATGACTTGCTCTTGCCTACCATGGTAATGCTGGATGCCTTCTTCCTCAGCCACACGCTGGAAAGCGTTAACGTCTTACCTGACGAAACCGTTCGCAAATTTGTTGGAACAAGAAAAATACCGCTGGTAAGAGGCCACAAAGGCAAACTGGTTCCATTCAAGCTGGACCCAGAAAACCCGATAACAATGGGCCCGCTTGACCTGTACGACTACTATTTTGAACATAAGAGACAACAAGAGGAAGCAATGCAAAGAGCACCACGAATAATCAAAGAAGTACACGACGAATACGCAAGAATAAGCGGGCGTAAATATGGGAATGGTCTCATTGAACCTTATCGCTTAGAAGACGCAGAGATAGCCACTGTATGCTTGGGATCAACAGCGGGGACAACCAAAACAGTTGTGGATCAGCTTCGCACTAAAGGAATAAAGGCTGGGTTACTTCGTCTACGCACTTATCGACCATATCCAGTACAAGATATCATAAACGCACTAGAAAACGTAAAAGCCATAGCAGTTATGGATAGAAGCCACAGCTTCGGAGCCCACGGCGGACCAATATTCCATGAAATACGTCATACTCTCTACGAGGCTTCAATACATCCGCAAATAGTTGATTACATATACGGACTCGGGGGAAGAGACATGCCGCAAACCCTCATACATGAAATCTACAAAGACCTACAAAAAATCCTTGAAACAAAACGAGTTGAAAAACCCATACAATTCATAGGAGTAAGGGAGTAA
- a CDS encoding pyruvate synthase subunit beta: MASKWKFTIKDLAEKPEIFMSGHRACAGCGPAIAYRQILKATRGPIIATNATGCMEVVSTIYPYTAWSIPFIHTAFENVAANAAGIETALKALKKKGQLKYDNVDVIAFAGDGGTYDIGIQALSGAAERGHNFLYVLYDNEAYMNTGIQRSGGTPHGAWTTTSPAGRVIPGKVRYKKPIAYIMVAHDIPYVATASIAYWIDLVRKTRRGLEAEGPAFLHALAPCPRGWRYDTSKTVEIARSAVETCVFPLWEAVDGEYALSAPSKVIALKPERKKPVKDYLKVQGRFRHLFTPKFEYVIDEIQQIIDRRWKRLLKKCGMT, from the coding sequence ATGGCGTCAAAATGGAAATTCACGATAAAGGACCTCGCAGAAAAACCTGAAATCTTTATGTCAGGACATCGAGCATGCGCGGGGTGTGGACCAGCCATAGCGTATCGGCAGATACTGAAAGCAACACGGGGGCCAATAATAGCAACGAACGCAACGGGATGCATGGAGGTCGTCTCGACAATTTATCCCTACACAGCATGGAGTATACCGTTTATTCACACAGCCTTCGAAAACGTGGCTGCCAACGCAGCTGGAATCGAAACGGCTCTGAAAGCCCTGAAGAAAAAGGGACAGCTCAAATACGACAACGTTGACGTGATAGCCTTCGCTGGAGACGGAGGCACCTACGACATAGGCATACAAGCCCTCTCCGGAGCAGCCGAGAGAGGCCACAACTTCCTTTACGTCCTATACGACAACGAAGCATACATGAATACAGGCATACAAAGGAGCGGAGGCACTCCACACGGCGCTTGGACCACTACCTCGCCTGCTGGCCGCGTGATTCCCGGTAAGGTTAGGTACAAGAAACCTATCGCATATATCATGGTGGCACACGATATTCCATACGTGGCTACGGCTTCGATCGCTTATTGGATAGACCTCGTAAGAAAGACACGTAGAGGCTTAGAAGCCGAGGGCCCTGCGTTTCTACATGCACTTGCACCTTGCCCACGAGGGTGGCGTTATGATACAAGCAAAACAGTTGAGATTGCTCGTTCGGCCGTGGAAACATGCGTTTTTCCGTTGTGGGAGGCTGTTGACGGCGAATACGCTCTGTCAGCGCCTAGCAAGGTTATCGCTTTAAAGCCTGAACGTAAGAAGCCTGTTAAGGATTATTTGAAAGTTCAAGGACGCTTTAGGCATTTGTTTACACCTAAGTTTGAATATGTCATCGACGAGATTCAGCAAATCATAGATAGACGCTGGAAGCGATTGCTCAAAAAGTGCGGCATGACGTAG
- a CDS encoding HAD family hydrolase, whose product MSPKKERGRDVLNIRGVLIDFGYTLAYLNEENVERYREELVSILTKYGYNKTLDDLVPILDSTYRSSTKGEVKDIHEFWKVLLRNLGIRERPILIQELIELRKNHVLTRFRLYDNVISVLSTLRKNYKLALVSNCFVGLSDILRALNLTHFFECIILSYEVGVKKPDRRIYLEALQRLKLRPEESVFVSDAISDLEGAREVGLKTILIRQGEYTTHGAKDSNFKPDFQCKYISEIIDYL is encoded by the coding sequence ATGTCACCAAAAAAGGAAAGAGGAAGAGATGTCTTGAATATCAGAGGAGTTCTCATTGATTTTGGGTACACCCTAGCCTATCTTAATGAAGAGAATGTTGAGAGATATAGAGAAGAGCTTGTTTCAATTCTCACGAAATATGGATACAATAAAACCTTAGACGATTTAGTTCCCATTTTAGACAGCACCTACAGGAGCTCCACCAAGGGAGAGGTGAAAGACATTCATGAATTTTGGAAGGTACTATTAAGAAATCTGGGAATACGTGAGAGACCAATACTCATTCAAGAACTCATAGAATTGAGGAAAAATCATGTACTAACAAGATTTAGACTTTATGACAATGTAATCTCAGTTTTGTCCACTTTGAGGAAAAACTATAAACTGGCTTTGGTCTCTAATTGTTTTGTAGGCTTATCTGATATTCTGAGAGCGTTAAATTTGACCCATTTCTTCGAGTGTATTATTTTGTCATATGAGGTTGGAGTGAAGAAGCCAGACAGACGTATATATCTTGAAGCCCTTCAAAGGCTCAAGCTTAGACCTGAAGAAAGCGTTTTTGTATCTGATGCAATCAGCGATTTAGAAGGAGCCAGAGAAGTTGGGCTTAAGACGATACTGATACGTCAAGGAGAATACACAACTCATGGGGCGAAAGATTCAAATTTTAAGCCAGACTTTCAATGTAAATATATATCCGAAATCATAGACTATCTTTGA
- a CDS encoding class I SAM-dependent methyltransferase yields MNDWIRKLFVEHSELFLKLLNYRWPRTEELVNGIIKVLNDLGITSGNLLDLCCGNGRISIYMAKKGFKAVGVDISRAFVEDARRKAEEHGVSKSVTFLEGDVRKLKEVVGSNIQPFDVVVSAWTSIGYYSQEEDLNIFKQARELSREGAVLFIAETTHSEYLSMKFAPTSYMEVENIVVLESRKYDPTKSHMTTSWAFYNKRGEDLKFIDKVEFKLHVYSLAELCSLLSKAGWETSATYGSLATLQPRSPLSHLNIVAKAQ; encoded by the coding sequence ATGAATGATTGGATCAGGAAGTTATTTGTTGAACATTCTGAACTATTCCTAAAGCTCTTAAACTACAGATGGCCTCGCACCGAAGAACTGGTTAACGGAATTATCAAGGTTCTCAATGACTTAGGGATTACTTCAGGTAATTTGCTTGACCTATGTTGTGGAAATGGACGAATCTCAATCTACATGGCCAAAAAAGGTTTCAAAGCTGTTGGCGTCGATATATCAAGAGCTTTCGTAGAAGATGCTAGAAGGAAAGCTGAAGAACATGGAGTTTCCAAATCTGTAACCTTCCTTGAAGGAGATGTCCGAAAGCTCAAAGAAGTTGTAGGAAGCAATATACAGCCTTTCGATGTAGTTGTTAGCGCTTGGACATCCATCGGATACTATTCGCAAGAAGAAGACCTTAACATATTCAAACAAGCAAGAGAGCTTTCAAGAGAAGGGGCAGTACTCTTCATCGCTGAGACCACGCACAGCGAATATCTATCGATGAAGTTTGCCCCAACTTCCTACATGGAAGTCGAAAACATCGTCGTGCTAGAGAGTAGGAAGTATGATCCCACAAAATCACACATGACCACTTCATGGGCCTTCTACAACAAGCGTGGAGAAGACTTAAAGTTCATAGACAAAGTAGAGTTTAAACTTCATGTTTACAGCCTGGCTGAACTCTGTAGTCTTCTAAGCAAGGCAGGCTGGGAAACATCAGCGACCTACGGAAGCCTTGCAACATTGCAGCCCAGGAGCCCATTATCACACCTGAACATAGTGGCAAAAGCACAATAA
- the mobB gene encoding molybdopterin-guanine dinucleotide biosynthesis protein B, which produces MWAKVPVIGVIGRKDSGKTVLIESIVRALTKKGYRVATAKHVNQKGFSMDTEGKDTWRHSVAGANPVVSVSDIETGILIKDGVKSFSLDELLRFASEADFIMLEGFSWLILDDEHVGKILCVKNREEYEDYRKKAKGEIIAFCSTRPLGKPILRIKEDSKILARQALKFIRKKQKISKILSILPRLDCGKCGYSLCEEMAVAVYRKDEKLNDCVPLRLRSKLKTKITINGNEVPIQPFVSEIIRNSILGMVSSLKGISIRGNEEVHVKILR; this is translated from the coding sequence ATGTGGGCAAAGGTTCCAGTAATAGGTGTGATAGGTCGCAAGGACTCAGGAAAAACCGTCCTTATAGAAAGCATAGTTCGAGCGCTGACGAAAAAGGGATACCGCGTGGCAACAGCCAAACACGTTAACCAGAAGGGTTTTTCCATGGATACTGAGGGAAAGGATACGTGGAGGCACTCGGTGGCGGGTGCAAACCCTGTGGTCAGCGTTTCAGATATTGAAACGGGCATACTGATAAAAGATGGAGTGAAAAGTTTCTCCTTAGACGAGTTGCTCCGTTTTGCGTCTGAAGCCGACTTCATAATGTTGGAAGGGTTCTCTTGGTTGATCCTAGACGACGAACATGTGGGCAAAATATTGTGCGTCAAAAACAGAGAAGAATACGAGGATTACAGAAAAAAAGCGAAGGGGGAGATTATAGCCTTTTGCTCTACGCGGCCGTTAGGAAAACCGATTCTGAGGATAAAGGAGGACTCCAAGATTTTGGCCAGGCAAGCATTGAAATTCATCAGGAAAAAACAGAAAATCTCGAAGATTCTCAGCATTCTTCCAAGGCTAGACTGTGGAAAGTGTGGATATTCATTATGTGAGGAAATGGCGGTGGCCGTGTACAGAAAAGACGAAAAATTAAACGACTGCGTCCCCTTGAGGCTTAGGTCAAAACTGAAAACTAAGATAACAATAAACGGTAATGAGGTTCCTATTCAGCCCTTTGTATCGGAAATTATCCGTAACTCCATCCTCGGCATGGTCTCCTCCCTGAAGGGAATTTCCATAAGAGGAAACGAGGAAGTTCATGTAAAAATATTGAGATAA
- a CDS encoding thymidylate synthase — protein MLRDLNSVNNKKELTLVFIYSGEYAERVIRNLINDLSFCKSCDVYCDSCKYNVYSHVRNILAAIQLTDPSKLPAFIDNPEKYMPKKIPKADLCIASGLHKDLLLEIPNQIQKLGIKGLIVPIEDFTEVPSGLRKQLEERCQELDLETAFPKPFCSLEPAEDKPVISRFVDELEVGRPSLEISTVRRGKSEIIDSTVVRRSAPCGSTWYVAKKLIGVDTKREILYDAIARAHHSYPCTATMSIDPELKEPILHIGGYMIREEVEKALDQG, from the coding sequence GTGTTGAGAGACTTGAACTCAGTTAATAACAAAAAAGAGTTAACTCTAGTCTTCATCTACAGTGGAGAATATGCAGAACGGGTGATAAGAAACCTGATAAATGACCTTAGCTTCTGCAAATCATGCGACGTCTACTGTGACTCCTGCAAATACAACGTGTACAGCCATGTCCGCAACATCCTAGCCGCAATACAACTGACAGATCCTTCTAAACTGCCAGCCTTCATAGACAACCCAGAGAAGTATATGCCTAAGAAGATTCCGAAAGCCGATTTATGCATAGCCTCAGGCCTACACAAAGACCTATTATTGGAAATCCCAAATCAGATACAGAAACTTGGGATAAAAGGATTGATTGTGCCAATAGAAGACTTCACTGAAGTTCCATCGGGTCTAAGAAAGCAGTTGGAAGAGAGATGCCAAGAACTGGACTTGGAAACTGCATTTCCGAAGCCTTTTTGTTCGTTGGAACCTGCAGAGGACAAACCAGTGATTTCGCGATTTGTAGATGAACTGGAAGTGGGACGGCCCTCATTAGAAATTTCAACTGTAAGAAGAGGCAAATCCGAAATCATAGACTCTACTGTTGTTAGGCGCAGCGCTCCATGCGGCTCAACGTGGTACGTAGCAAAGAAACTCATCGGTGTTGATACAAAAAGGGAAATCCTTTATGATGCGATAGCAAGGGCCCACCACAGTTACCCATGCACCGCAACAATGAGCATAGACCCAGAACTGAAAGAGCCGATACTCCACATTGGAGGATACATGATACGGGAAGAAGTTGAGAAAGCACTAGACCAAGGTTGA